A segment of the Catenuloplanes nepalensis genome:
CGATGCGGCCCAGCGGCCCCGGGACAGCCGCGACGTCCGGCCCGCGCGCGACGCCCGGGACGCCCGGAACGTCCGGGAGACCAGGGACTCCCGGGACACCCGCGAGGTGCGGGACACCCGCGCGCCCCGGGAGACCGGCGAGGTCCGCGAGACGCGGGAGACCGGCGAGACGCGGGAGACCGGCGAGACGCGCGAGACGCGGGGCGGCGACGACGTCCGGGAGACCGAGCACGCCGGGCAGACCGGGTCTGCGGAGAAGAGCGAGAAGACCGAGGCCGCGGGCACCGCCGCCGAGGGTCAAGCACAGCAGCCCGCCGCCGTGCCGATGGACGCCTCGACCGCGCTGCTCGCGTCCGTGATCCCGACTTCGCCGGCACCGTCCGGCGCCACCACCACGGCGGCCACTGCGGCTGCTCCGGCAGCGGCCGGCCTCGCGCAGGCCGCGGGCCCGGTCGCACCGTCGGCGACCGCCGGTACCGCGCCCGCGACGACCGGCCCGGTCGCGGCTGCGCAGACCGGCGTGCCGCTGCCCGAGGGCTTCACGCCCGTGCCGGACGGCGAGACCGTCGCGCTGCCCACGGGCGCGGTCCCGGCGGCACCGCAGGCCACCACCGCACCGGCGGACGCGGCCGCCGTCACCGATCCCTCCGACACCACCGGCGCCACCGGCCCGGCCGGCGCCACCACGGCCGGCACCACCACGGCCGGCAGCACCGCGGCCGGCACTACGGACCCGGCCGCCACCGGGACCGCGCCGGCCACCACCGGTCAGGGCGACGCCCCGGCCGGCGGCGGCGAGCAGGGTGGCGACGCGCCCGGGAACGCGGCTCCGGCCGTACCCGCGACGCCCCAGGACACCGCGCCGGACGCGACCGCGGCCGGGCCGCAGACCGTGCCCACGCCGGGTCTGGACCCCGCGCGCACCGCGGCGCGGCCGGCCGGTGCGCCGGATCCGGCGCTGGCCGCGGGCGCGATCGCGCAGCCCGCCGCGCCGGCACCGGCCGCACCGGTCACCGCGGCGACCCCGATCCCGGCCTACACCGGCGCGCCGAACACGCCGCCGGCCCAGCAGGTCGCGATGCACATCGCGCCGCTGAAGCTGGAGGCGGACGGCATTCACCGGCTCACCGTGCACCTGCACCCGGTCGACCTCGGCCCGGTGAGCGTGGTGGCGGAGATCCGGAACGGCGACATCAACGTGCAGCTGTCCGGCGGCACCGAGGCCGGCCGGGAGGCGCTCCGCAACTCGATGAACGACCTGCGCAGGGAGTTGCAGGACGCCGGGTTCGGCAACACCAACCTGGACCTCGGCTCGGGCACGCCGCAGCAGAACGCGGACGCCTACCAGCGTCAGTTCGCGCTGCGCAACCAGAACCGGGGTGGCTACGGCGGCGGCGACGCGTCCGCCGCCGCGGAACAGTCCGCCGCACCGGCCGGCGCCTCGCGCGGCTTCTTCACCGACCGCGGCGGCGCGCGCCGGGTCGACACCACGGCCTAGACGCGGAGGTCGGAGCGAGGCGAGGTCCAGGTGTTGTGGAGGGTGTGCGGCGCGGAAGCCCGCATACCGGTGTTGTACGTGGGCTTTGCGACGTGCCCACGTCAACAGAGGCTCTGAGGGGGACATATGACCACGGGCGCCGTAGGCGGGTCCGGATACACCAACATCAGCGATGTCCTGGGCAAGTCGAACCAGGAGGCCGCGAAGTCGAGCAACAAGATGGATCAGGACACGTTCCTGAAGCTGCTCGTGGCGCAGATGAAATACCAGGACCCGAGCAATCCGGCCGACGCCACCCAGTTCCTCACCCAGACCGCTCAATTCACGCAGGTGGAGAAACTCGGCGCGATCGCCGACAGCGTGGCGAAACTGGACACGCTCGCCAGCGGGCAGGCGTCCATGCTGCAGAGCCAGCTGATGCTGGGCGCGAGCAATCTGATCGGGAAGACCGTGACCGCTAAAGATCCCGCCGGGGGTGCCGACATTACTGGTGTCGTCACGTCGGCGACATTTGGTGGCAGCACCCCGACGCTGAAAATCGGGGACAAGGATGTAGCGCTGTCCGACGTCAAGGATGTTCGTCAAGCCGCGAAGCCCAGCTAGACGCTCCGCGGTGAACAACCGGTCCAGCAACACACCACCGAACAAAGGAAACCACCTCTATGCTGCGTTCGCTGTTCTCGGGAATCGGCGGTCTCCGTGTCCACCAGCAGATGATGGACATCACGGGCAACAACATTGCCAACGTGAACACGGCTGGATTCAAGTCCAGTAACGCCGTATTCCAGGACACGCTCAGCCAGATGGTTCGCTCAGCCGGCTCACCGCAGGACACGGCTGGCGGGACAAACCCCGCACAGATCGGACTCGGCGTGAAGCTCGCCGGCGTCAACACCAACTTCTCGCAGGGTTCCGCGCAGACCACGGGTCGGAGCACGGACCTGATGATCCAGGGCGACGGCATGTTCGCGGTGAAGAACGGCAACGAGACCATGTACACCCGTGCCGGCTCGTTCTCGTTCGACACGCAGGGCAGCATGGTCACGGTCGGTGGCCAGAAGGTGATGGGCTGGCAGGCGGTGGACGGCGAGGTCGACGCCAACGGCGCGATCGAGCCGATCAAGCTGCCGCTCGGCCAGACCATCGCGCCGAAGGAGACCGACACCGTGACGCTGACCGGCAACCTCTCCGCGGAGGCGGCGACCACCGACCCCGCGATCGAGCTGCCGATCAGCGTGTTCACGGAGACCGGCGCGACCAAGAGCCTGACGCTCAGCTTCACGAAGACCGGCGACGACGCGTGGAGCGTCGAACTGCCGGACGGCGGAGGCACCGCGACGATCAACTTCACCGACGGTGTCCCCACCACTCCCACGGTCACGCTCGGCGACTACACCGTCGACGTCAGCAAGATGACCGAGTACAGCGGCAAGACGAACCCGAAGCTGAACCAGGTGGACGGTAACTCGTCGGGCACGCTGGCCTCGTACAACATCTCGCAGACCGGTGAGATCGTGGGTGTCTTCACGAACGGCATGAAGTCGACCCTGGGTCAGGTCGCGCTGGCGAACTTCAACAACGTCGGCGGCCTGGAGAAGGTCGGAGACTCGATGTTCCGGACCACGGTGAACTCGGGCATGGCACAGGTGGGCACGCCGTCCGACAGCGGACTCGGCACGCTCTCCAGCGGCATGCTCGAGATGTCGAACGTCGACCTCGCCAGCGAGTTCACCAACCTGGTCATCGCTCAGCGCGGTTTCCAGGCGAACTCTCGGATCATCACCACCTCCGACTCGATCCTCGAGGAGCTGGTCAACATCAAGCGGTAATCGTTCACAGCGTTTACCCGCCGGGGCGGGCCACGACAGTGGCCCGCCCCGGTTGCTTTTTGGTGGCATGTTTCGGCTCAGTTCCGGCAACAGACTGCCACCGGCCTGCTACTCCCGCTGGCTCACTTCACCGGCGCCGGCGTCGAATAGACATGTGCAGGCCACGGACGGCCTTCCAGCCCCAGCCAACAAGACGCCCCGAAGGACGGCTTAATCCGTGATTCTGGTTACCCGCCTCAACGGCACGGTGTTCGCACTGAACCCCGATCTGGTCGAGCGTGCCGACTGCACGCCTGACACGGTCGTCACCCTGGTCGACGGGACGAAGTACATCCTCGCCGAATCCGTGCCTGAGTTCATCGACCTGATCATGGGTTACCGCGCCGGCCTGATCGCGAAGGCACAGCGCCTGGACTGCACACCGCACCAGCTGCTCGACGACGACTCCGACACCACCGACTCTGATCCGGAAAAGACCGCGAAGGTCCTTCCGCTCCACCGAAAGGACCGTTGATGGACATCGCAACGATCGTCGGCGTAGTCGTCTCGCTCATCATCGTCTTCGTCGTGCAGGCGCTGGAAGGCGGTCACGCGGGCTCGATCATCCTGCTCCCGTCGATGCTCCTGGTCTTCGGCGGCGGCCTCGGTGCGGCCATGGCCGGCGGCATCCTGAAGGACACCACCGGGCTCGGGGCCTCGCTCCAGAAAGCGTTCCTGGCCAAGGTCGTCGCCTCGGACAAGCTGGTCGAGGACGTCGTCAAGCTCGCCGAGCGGGCCCGTCGCGAGGGCCTGCTGGCCCTGGAGGACGCGGTCAAGGAGGTGCCGCACCCGTTCCTGAAGCGCGGCCTGCAGCTCGCGATCGACGGCACCGACCCGGAAGAGCTGCACGACATCCTGCACGCCGAGATCACCGCCAAGAAGAAGGCGGACAAGGCCGGGATCAAGATGTTCGAGAACATGGGTGGCTTCGCCCCGACGATCGGCATCATCGGCACGGTCATGGGCCTCGTGCACGTGCTGGAGAACCTGGACAAGCCCGAGGGCCTCGGCCACGCGATCGCCGCGGCGTTCGTCGCGACGCTGTGGGGCGTGCTCAGCGCCAACCTGCTCTGGCTGCCGATCGGCAACCGGCTCACCCGGCTCAGCGCGCTGGAGGTCGACCAGATGGAGC
Coding sequences within it:
- a CDS encoding flagellar hook assembly protein FlgD, whose product is MTTGAVGGSGYTNISDVLGKSNQEAAKSSNKMDQDTFLKLLVAQMKYQDPSNPADATQFLTQTAQFTQVEKLGAIADSVAKLDTLASGQASMLQSQLMLGASNLIGKTVTAKDPAGGADITGVVTSATFGGSTPTLKIGDKDVALSDVKDVRQAAKPS
- a CDS encoding flagellar hook protein FlgE; this translates as MLRSLFSGIGGLRVHQQMMDITGNNIANVNTAGFKSSNAVFQDTLSQMVRSAGSPQDTAGGTNPAQIGLGVKLAGVNTNFSQGSAQTTGRSTDLMIQGDGMFAVKNGNETMYTRAGSFSFDTQGSMVTVGGQKVMGWQAVDGEVDANGAIEPIKLPLGQTIAPKETDTVTLTGNLSAEAATTDPAIELPISVFTETGATKSLTLSFTKTGDDAWSVELPDGGGTATINFTDGVPTTPTVTLGDYTVDVSKMTEYSGKTNPKLNQVDGNSSGTLASYNISQTGEIVGVFTNGMKSTLGQVALANFNNVGGLEKVGDSMFRTTVNSGMAQVGTPSDSGLGTLSSGMLEMSNVDLASEFTNLVIAQRGFQANSRIITTSDSILEELVNIKR
- a CDS encoding flagellar motor protein, which translates into the protein MDIATIVGVVVSLIIVFVVQALEGGHAGSIILLPSMLLVFGGGLGAAMAGGILKDTTGLGASLQKAFLAKVVASDKLVEDVVKLAERARREGLLALEDAVKEVPHPFLKRGLQLAIDGTDPEELHDILHAEITAKKKADKAGIKMFENMGGFAPTIGIIGTVMGLVHVLENLDKPEGLGHAIAAAFVATLWGVLSANLLWLPIGNRLTRLSALEVDQMELTIEGVLAIQSGSNPRLVAQKLRSLLPPGGKPVADDKGKKAA
- a CDS encoding flagellar FlbD family protein — translated: MILVTRLNGTVFALNPDLVERADCTPDTVVTLVDGTKYILAESVPEFIDLIMGYRAGLIAKAQRLDCTPHQLLDDDSDTTDSDPEKTAKVLPLHRKDR
- a CDS encoding flagellar hook-length control protein FliK; protein product: MTNPMSINASNATSKTNASGAAAKRPGGDADAFSSMLATEVDSKRPESQRPENQRTESQRTENRRPESGRSDERRDHDAAQRPRDSRDVRPARDARDARNVRETRDSRDTREVRDTRAPRETGEVRETRETGETRETGETRETRGGDDVRETEHAGQTGSAEKSEKTEAAGTAAEGQAQQPAAVPMDASTALLASVIPTSPAPSGATTTAATAAAPAAAGLAQAAGPVAPSATAGTAPATTGPVAAAQTGVPLPEGFTPVPDGETVALPTGAVPAAPQATTAPADAAAVTDPSDTTGATGPAGATTAGTTTAGSTAAGTTDPAATGTAPATTGQGDAPAGGGEQGGDAPGNAAPAVPATPQDTAPDATAAGPQTVPTPGLDPARTAARPAGAPDPALAAGAIAQPAAPAPAAPVTAATPIPAYTGAPNTPPAQQVAMHIAPLKLEADGIHRLTVHLHPVDLGPVSVVAEIRNGDINVQLSGGTEAGREALRNSMNDLRRELQDAGFGNTNLDLGSGTPQQNADAYQRQFALRNQNRGGYGGGDASAAAEQSAAPAGASRGFFTDRGGARRVDTTA